In Tursiops truncatus isolate mTurTru1 chromosome 19, mTurTru1.mat.Y, whole genome shotgun sequence, a genomic segment contains:
- the MAMSTR gene encoding MEF2-activating motif and SAP domain-containing transcriptional regulator isoform X5: protein MVIGRRMGWASADEGGRWRSWGQGCLLPAPLAGSWPQNGSGLRRCAGREQAGGPGREQAARPPACTGCVRGLGTRVPPTTAAHTRLPGQALGHSLPAFLLPPSSTVLQLRIHRRYQDTSLSGSFAASPFSDPDPWISATDPALAPASPSSPAPFLFSPGVLLPEPKHYPWRSLKKESPKISQHWREPKPKKNLTYHQYMPPEPRQGSRADPQAEGSALGPPGPPPWEWTNSQQPPPRMKLSPLTSSPPGVPSPSPSPHKLELQTLKLEELTVSELRQQLRLRGLPVSGTKSMLLERMRGGAPPRERPKPRREEGPAGAPWPRFRRKALGAAGRPGSLKPSQTSHSLPPPRAAETLVTAPAPAPAPAASTAQAPAPAPVPIPSSAAASTALTLEEELQEAIRRAQLLPNRGISDILEDQVEPEDTEIPTRWKKLTTS from the exons ATGGTGATTGGGCGGAGGATGGGGTGGGCATCAGCTGACGAAGGGGGCAGGTGGAGGAGTTGGGGGCAGGGCTGCCTCCTGCCTGCACCGCTGGCTGGCTCCTGGCCCCAGAACGGCTCTGGCCTTCGGCGCTGTGCTGGCAGGGAACAAGCAGGAGGCCCTGGAAGGGAGCAGGCTGCCCGCCCACCCGCCTGCACGGGGTGTGTAAGGGGGCTGGGCACACGTGTCCCGCCAACAACTGCAGCTCACACTCGCCTGCCAGGCCAGGCTCTTGGACACTCCCTTCCCGCctttctcctcccaccttcctccaCAGTCCTCCAGCTTCGGATCCACAGACGCTATCAGGACACGA GCCTCTCAGGGTCCTTTGCTGCCTCTCCATTCTCGGATCCAGATCCATGGATCTCAGCCACAGACCCGGCTCTGGCTCCAGCCTCACCCTCAAGCCCAGCGCCTTTCCTCTTCAGCCCTGGGGTCCTTCTCCCTGAGCCAAAACACTACCCTTGGCGGTCCCTGAAGAAG GAGTCTCCCAAGATCTCCCAACATTGGAGGGAGCCCAAGCCCAAGAAGAACTTGACATACCACCAGTACATGCCCCCAGAGCCGAGACAAGGGTCCAGGGCAGACCCCCAGGCTGAAGGGTCGGCCTTGGGTCCCCCTGGACCACCTCCATGGGAATGGACAAACTCACAGCAGCCACCTCCTAG GATGAAGCTCAGTCCCCTCACTTCCTCCCCACCAGGAGTCCCCAGCCCCTCGCCCTCTCCACACAAGTTGGAACTTCAGACTCTCAAACTGGAGGAGCTGACG GTCTCAGAGCTCCGGCAGCAGCTGCGCCTGCGGGGCCTCCCAGTGTCTGGGACCAAGTCGATGCTCCTGGAGCGCATGCGCGGTGGCGCCCCGCCCCGCGAGCGGCCGAAGCCGCGGCGCGAGGAAGGTCCGGCGGGTGCTCCCTGGCCTCGCTTCAGGCGCAAGGCTTTGGGAGCCGCTGGGAGGCCGGGCTCG TTGAAGCCGAGTCAAACATCTCACTCGCTGCCCCCTCCACGTGCCGCGGAAACCCTTGTGACGGCTCCGGCTCCTGCTCCGGCTCCGGCTGCATCGACGGCTcaggctccagctccagctccagtaCCGATTCCTTCTTCAGCAGCAGCCTCGACAGCCCTGACACTGGAGGAGGAGCTGCAGGAAGCGATCCGCAGAGCGCAG TTGCTTCCGAACCGGGGCATCAGTGACATCCTGGAGGATCAGGTGGAGCCTGAGG atactgaaatccccaccaggtggaagaagttaactacatcaTGA
- the MAMSTR gene encoding MEF2-activating motif and SAP domain-containing transcriptional regulator isoform X8: MVIGRRMGWASADEGGRWRSWGQGCLLPAPLAGSWPQNGSGLRRCAGREQAGGPGREQAARPPACTGCVRGLGTRVPPTTAAHTRLPGQALGHSLPAFLLPPSSTVLQLRIHRRYQDTSLSGSFAASPFSDPDPWISATDPALAPASPSSPAPFLFSPGVLLPEPKHYPWRSLKKESPKISQHWREPKPKKNLTYHQYMPPEPRQGSRADPQAEGSALGPPGPPPWEWTNSQQPPPRMKLSPLTSSPPGVPSPSPSPHKLELQTLKLEELTVSELRQQLRLRGLPVSGTKSMLLERMRGGAPPRERPKPRREEGPAGAPWPRFRRKALGAAGRPGSLKPSQTSHSLPPPRAAETLVTAPAPAPAPAASTAQAPAPAPVPIPSSAAASTALTLEEELQEAIRRAQELASPGRGSPSNVSKAPDVKAPEIQK, encoded by the exons ATGGTGATTGGGCGGAGGATGGGGTGGGCATCAGCTGACGAAGGGGGCAGGTGGAGGAGTTGGGGGCAGGGCTGCCTCCTGCCTGCACCGCTGGCTGGCTCCTGGCCCCAGAACGGCTCTGGCCTTCGGCGCTGTGCTGGCAGGGAACAAGCAGGAGGCCCTGGAAGGGAGCAGGCTGCCCGCCCACCCGCCTGCACGGGGTGTGTAAGGGGGCTGGGCACACGTGTCCCGCCAACAACTGCAGCTCACACTCGCCTGCCAGGCCAGGCTCTTGGACACTCCCTTCCCGCctttctcctcccaccttcctccaCAGTCCTCCAGCTTCGGATCCACAGACGCTATCAGGACACGA GCCTCTCAGGGTCCTTTGCTGCCTCTCCATTCTCGGATCCAGATCCATGGATCTCAGCCACAGACCCGGCTCTGGCTCCAGCCTCACCCTCAAGCCCAGCGCCTTTCCTCTTCAGCCCTGGGGTCCTTCTCCCTGAGCCAAAACACTACCCTTGGCGGTCCCTGAAGAAG GAGTCTCCCAAGATCTCCCAACATTGGAGGGAGCCCAAGCCCAAGAAGAACTTGACATACCACCAGTACATGCCCCCAGAGCCGAGACAAGGGTCCAGGGCAGACCCCCAGGCTGAAGGGTCGGCCTTGGGTCCCCCTGGACCACCTCCATGGGAATGGACAAACTCACAGCAGCCACCTCCTAG GATGAAGCTCAGTCCCCTCACTTCCTCCCCACCAGGAGTCCCCAGCCCCTCGCCCTCTCCACACAAGTTGGAACTTCAGACTCTCAAACTGGAGGAGCTGACG GTCTCAGAGCTCCGGCAGCAGCTGCGCCTGCGGGGCCTCCCAGTGTCTGGGACCAAGTCGATGCTCCTGGAGCGCATGCGCGGTGGCGCCCCGCCCCGCGAGCGGCCGAAGCCGCGGCGCGAGGAAGGTCCGGCGGGTGCTCCCTGGCCTCGCTTCAGGCGCAAGGCTTTGGGAGCCGCTGGGAGGCCGGGCTCG TTGAAGCCGAGTCAAACATCTCACTCGCTGCCCCCTCCACGTGCCGCGGAAACCCTTGTGACGGCTCCGGCTCCTGCTCCGGCTCCGGCTGCATCGACGGCTcaggctccagctccagctccagtaCCGATTCCTTCTTCAGCAGCAGCCTCGACAGCCCTGACACTGGAGGAGGAGCTGCAGGAAGCGATCCGCAGAGCGCAG GAATTGgctagccctgggaggggcagtccctccaatgtcagcaaggccccagatgtcaaagcaccagaaatacagaaataa
- the MAMSTR gene encoding MEF2-activating motif and SAP domain-containing transcriptional regulator isoform X10 — MVIGRRMGWASADEGGRWRSWGQGCLLPAPLAGSWPQNGSGLRRCAGREQAGGPGREQAARPPACTGCVRGLGTRVPPTTAAHTRLPGQALGHSLPAFLLPPSSTVLQLRIHRRYQDTSLSGSFAASPFSDPDPWISATDPALAPASPSSPAPFLFSPGVLLPEPKHYPWRSLKKESPKISQHWREPKPKKNLTYHQYMPPEPRQGSRADPQAEGSALGPPGPPPWEWTNSQQPPPRMKLSPLTSSPPGVPSPSPSPHKLELQTLKLEELTVSELRQQLRLRGLPVSGTKSMLLERMRGGAPPRERPKPRREEGPAGAPWPRFRRKALGAAGRPGSLKPSQTSHSLPPPRAAETLVTAPAPAPAPAASTAQAPAPAPVPIPSSAAASTALTLEEELQEAIRRAQLLPNRGISDILEDQVEPEGIG; from the exons ATGGTGATTGGGCGGAGGATGGGGTGGGCATCAGCTGACGAAGGGGGCAGGTGGAGGAGTTGGGGGCAGGGCTGCCTCCTGCCTGCACCGCTGGCTGGCTCCTGGCCCCAGAACGGCTCTGGCCTTCGGCGCTGTGCTGGCAGGGAACAAGCAGGAGGCCCTGGAAGGGAGCAGGCTGCCCGCCCACCCGCCTGCACGGGGTGTGTAAGGGGGCTGGGCACACGTGTCCCGCCAACAACTGCAGCTCACACTCGCCTGCCAGGCCAGGCTCTTGGACACTCCCTTCCCGCctttctcctcccaccttcctccaCAGTCCTCCAGCTTCGGATCCACAGACGCTATCAGGACACGA GCCTCTCAGGGTCCTTTGCTGCCTCTCCATTCTCGGATCCAGATCCATGGATCTCAGCCACAGACCCGGCTCTGGCTCCAGCCTCACCCTCAAGCCCAGCGCCTTTCCTCTTCAGCCCTGGGGTCCTTCTCCCTGAGCCAAAACACTACCCTTGGCGGTCCCTGAAGAAG GAGTCTCCCAAGATCTCCCAACATTGGAGGGAGCCCAAGCCCAAGAAGAACTTGACATACCACCAGTACATGCCCCCAGAGCCGAGACAAGGGTCCAGGGCAGACCCCCAGGCTGAAGGGTCGGCCTTGGGTCCCCCTGGACCACCTCCATGGGAATGGACAAACTCACAGCAGCCACCTCCTAG GATGAAGCTCAGTCCCCTCACTTCCTCCCCACCAGGAGTCCCCAGCCCCTCGCCCTCTCCACACAAGTTGGAACTTCAGACTCTCAAACTGGAGGAGCTGACG GTCTCAGAGCTCCGGCAGCAGCTGCGCCTGCGGGGCCTCCCAGTGTCTGGGACCAAGTCGATGCTCCTGGAGCGCATGCGCGGTGGCGCCCCGCCCCGCGAGCGGCCGAAGCCGCGGCGCGAGGAAGGTCCGGCGGGTGCTCCCTGGCCTCGCTTCAGGCGCAAGGCTTTGGGAGCCGCTGGGAGGCCGGGCTCG TTGAAGCCGAGTCAAACATCTCACTCGCTGCCCCCTCCACGTGCCGCGGAAACCCTTGTGACGGCTCCGGCTCCTGCTCCGGCTCCGGCTGCATCGACGGCTcaggctccagctccagctccagtaCCGATTCCTTCTTCAGCAGCAGCCTCGACAGCCCTGACACTGGAGGAGGAGCTGCAGGAAGCGATCCGCAGAGCGCAG TTGCTTCCGAACCGGGGCATCAGTGACATCCTGGAGGATCAGGTGGAGCCTGAGG GAATTGgctag
- the MAMSTR gene encoding MEF2-activating motif and SAP domain-containing transcriptional regulator isoform X4, protein MTLAASSQRSQIIRSKFRSGQALGHSLPAFLLPPSSTVLQLRIHRRYQDTSLSGSFAASPFSDPDPWISATDPALAPASPSSPAPFLFSPGVLLPEPKHYPWRSLKKESPKISQHWREPKPKKNLTYHQYMPPEPRQGSRADPQAEGSALGPPGPPPWEWTNSQQPPPRMKLSPLTSSPPGVPSPSPSPHKLELQTLKLEELTVSELRQQLRLRGLPVSGTKSMLLERMRGGAPPRERPKPRREEGPAGAPWPRFRRKALGAAGRPGSLKPSQTSHSLPPPRAAETLVTAPAPAPAPAASTAQAPAPAPVPIPSSAAASTALTLEEELQEAIRRAQLLPNRGISDILEDQVEPEDMLPPIPLDFPGSFDLLSPSPDSEGLSSVFSSSLPSPTNSPSPSPRGPTDSLDWLEALSGGPPLGCGPPAPSIFSADLSDSSGTRLWDLLEDPW, encoded by the exons ATGACCCTGGCAGCTTCCTCCCAGCGCTCCCAAATCATTCGCTCCAAGTTCCGATCTG GCCAGGCTCTTGGACACTCCCTTCCCGCctttctcctcccaccttcctccaCAGTCCTCCAGCTTCGGATCCACAGACGCTATCAGGACACGA GCCTCTCAGGGTCCTTTGCTGCCTCTCCATTCTCGGATCCAGATCCATGGATCTCAGCCACAGACCCGGCTCTGGCTCCAGCCTCACCCTCAAGCCCAGCGCCTTTCCTCTTCAGCCCTGGGGTCCTTCTCCCTGAGCCAAAACACTACCCTTGGCGGTCCCTGAAGAAG GAGTCTCCCAAGATCTCCCAACATTGGAGGGAGCCCAAGCCCAAGAAGAACTTGACATACCACCAGTACATGCCCCCAGAGCCGAGACAAGGGTCCAGGGCAGACCCCCAGGCTGAAGGGTCGGCCTTGGGTCCCCCTGGACCACCTCCATGGGAATGGACAAACTCACAGCAGCCACCTCCTAG GATGAAGCTCAGTCCCCTCACTTCCTCCCCACCAGGAGTCCCCAGCCCCTCGCCCTCTCCACACAAGTTGGAACTTCAGACTCTCAAACTGGAGGAGCTGACG GTCTCAGAGCTCCGGCAGCAGCTGCGCCTGCGGGGCCTCCCAGTGTCTGGGACCAAGTCGATGCTCCTGGAGCGCATGCGCGGTGGCGCCCCGCCCCGCGAGCGGCCGAAGCCGCGGCGCGAGGAAGGTCCGGCGGGTGCTCCCTGGCCTCGCTTCAGGCGCAAGGCTTTGGGAGCCGCTGGGAGGCCGGGCTCG TTGAAGCCGAGTCAAACATCTCACTCGCTGCCCCCTCCACGTGCCGCGGAAACCCTTGTGACGGCTCCGGCTCCTGCTCCGGCTCCGGCTGCATCGACGGCTcaggctccagctccagctccagtaCCGATTCCTTCTTCAGCAGCAGCCTCGACAGCCCTGACACTGGAGGAGGAGCTGCAGGAAGCGATCCGCAGAGCGCAG TTGCTTCCGAACCGGGGCATCAGTGACATCCTGGAGGATCAGGTGGAGCCTGAGG ACATGCTGCCCCCCATTCCCCTGGACTTCCCCGGCTCCTTCGACTTGCTGTCCCCCTCCCCGGACTCTGAAGGCCTCTCATCTGTCTTCTCTTCCTCGCTCCCATCCCCCACGAACTCCCCGTCCCCCTCTCCCAGGGGCCCCACCGACTCCTTGGATTGGCTGGAGGCTCTGAGTGGGGGTCCCCCACTGGGCTGtggccccccagcccccagcattTTCTCTGCTGACTTATCTGATTCCAGTGGCACCAGGCTGTGGGACCTGCTGGAGGATCCATGGTGA
- the MAMSTR gene encoding MEF2-activating motif and SAP domain-containing transcriptional regulator isoform X6, producing MTLAASSQRSQIIRSKFRSGQALGHSLPAFLLPPSSTVLQLRIHRRYQDTNPWISATDPALAPASPSSPAPFLFSPGVLLPEPKHYPWRSLKKESPKISQHWREPKPKKNLTYHQYMPPEPRQGSRADPQAEGSALGPPGPPPWEWTNSQQPPPRMKLSPLTSSPPGVPSPSPSPHKLELQTLKLEELTVSELRQQLRLRGLPVSGTKSMLLERMRGGAPPRERPKPRREEGPAGAPWPRFRRKALGAAGRPGSLKPSQTSHSLPPPRAAETLVTAPAPAPAPAASTAQAPAPAPVPIPSSAAASTALTLEEELQEAIRRAQLLPNRGISDILEDQVEPEDMLPPIPLDFPGSFDLLSPSPDSEGLSSVFSSSLPSPTNSPSPSPRGPTDSLDWLEALSGGPPLGCGPPAPSIFSADLSDSSGTRLWDLLEDPW from the exons ATGACCCTGGCAGCTTCCTCCCAGCGCTCCCAAATCATTCGCTCCAAGTTCCGATCTG GCCAGGCTCTTGGACACTCCCTTCCCGCctttctcctcccaccttcctccaCAGTCCTCCAGCTTCGGATCCACAGACGCTATCAGGACACGA ATCCATGGATCTCAGCCACAGACCCGGCTCTGGCTCCAGCCTCACCCTCAAGCCCAGCGCCTTTCCTCTTCAGCCCTGGGGTCCTTCTCCCTGAGCCAAAACACTACCCTTGGCGGTCCCTGAAGAAG GAGTCTCCCAAGATCTCCCAACATTGGAGGGAGCCCAAGCCCAAGAAGAACTTGACATACCACCAGTACATGCCCCCAGAGCCGAGACAAGGGTCCAGGGCAGACCCCCAGGCTGAAGGGTCGGCCTTGGGTCCCCCTGGACCACCTCCATGGGAATGGACAAACTCACAGCAGCCACCTCCTAG GATGAAGCTCAGTCCCCTCACTTCCTCCCCACCAGGAGTCCCCAGCCCCTCGCCCTCTCCACACAAGTTGGAACTTCAGACTCTCAAACTGGAGGAGCTGACG GTCTCAGAGCTCCGGCAGCAGCTGCGCCTGCGGGGCCTCCCAGTGTCTGGGACCAAGTCGATGCTCCTGGAGCGCATGCGCGGTGGCGCCCCGCCCCGCGAGCGGCCGAAGCCGCGGCGCGAGGAAGGTCCGGCGGGTGCTCCCTGGCCTCGCTTCAGGCGCAAGGCTTTGGGAGCCGCTGGGAGGCCGGGCTCG TTGAAGCCGAGTCAAACATCTCACTCGCTGCCCCCTCCACGTGCCGCGGAAACCCTTGTGACGGCTCCGGCTCCTGCTCCGGCTCCGGCTGCATCGACGGCTcaggctccagctccagctccagtaCCGATTCCTTCTTCAGCAGCAGCCTCGACAGCCCTGACACTGGAGGAGGAGCTGCAGGAAGCGATCCGCAGAGCGCAG TTGCTTCCGAACCGGGGCATCAGTGACATCCTGGAGGATCAGGTGGAGCCTGAGG ACATGCTGCCCCCCATTCCCCTGGACTTCCCCGGCTCCTTCGACTTGCTGTCCCCCTCCCCGGACTCTGAAGGCCTCTCATCTGTCTTCTCTTCCTCGCTCCCATCCCCCACGAACTCCCCGTCCCCCTCTCCCAGGGGCCCCACCGACTCCTTGGATTGGCTGGAGGCTCTGAGTGGGGGTCCCCCACTGGGCTGtggccccccagcccccagcattTTCTCTGCTGACTTATCTGATTCCAGTGGCACCAGGCTGTGGGACCTGCTGGAGGATCCATGGTGA
- the MAMSTR gene encoding MEF2-activating motif and SAP domain-containing transcriptional regulator isoform X7, translated as MTLAASSQRSQIIRSKFRSVLQLRIHRRYQDTSLSGSFAASPFSDPDPWISATDPALAPASPSSPAPFLFSPGVLLPEPKHYPWRSLKKESPKISQHWREPKPKKNLTYHQYMPPEPRQGSRADPQAEGSALGPPGPPPWEWTNSQQPPPRMKLSPLTSSPPGVPSPSPSPHKLELQTLKLEELTVSELRQQLRLRGLPVSGTKSMLLERMRGGAPPRERPKPRREEGPAGAPWPRFRRKALGAAGRPGSLKPSQTSHSLPPPRAAETLVTAPAPAPAPAASTAQAPAPAPVPIPSSAAASTALTLEEELQEAIRRAQLLPNRGISDILEDQVEPEDMLPPIPLDFPGSFDLLSPSPDSEGLSSVFSSSLPSPTNSPSPSPRGPTDSLDWLEALSGGPPLGCGPPAPSIFSADLSDSSGTRLWDLLEDPW; from the exons ATGACCCTGGCAGCTTCCTCCCAGCGCTCCCAAATCATTCGCTCCAAGTTCCGATCTG TCCTCCAGCTTCGGATCCACAGACGCTATCAGGACACGA GCCTCTCAGGGTCCTTTGCTGCCTCTCCATTCTCGGATCCAGATCCATGGATCTCAGCCACAGACCCGGCTCTGGCTCCAGCCTCACCCTCAAGCCCAGCGCCTTTCCTCTTCAGCCCTGGGGTCCTTCTCCCTGAGCCAAAACACTACCCTTGGCGGTCCCTGAAGAAG GAGTCTCCCAAGATCTCCCAACATTGGAGGGAGCCCAAGCCCAAGAAGAACTTGACATACCACCAGTACATGCCCCCAGAGCCGAGACAAGGGTCCAGGGCAGACCCCCAGGCTGAAGGGTCGGCCTTGGGTCCCCCTGGACCACCTCCATGGGAATGGACAAACTCACAGCAGCCACCTCCTAG GATGAAGCTCAGTCCCCTCACTTCCTCCCCACCAGGAGTCCCCAGCCCCTCGCCCTCTCCACACAAGTTGGAACTTCAGACTCTCAAACTGGAGGAGCTGACG GTCTCAGAGCTCCGGCAGCAGCTGCGCCTGCGGGGCCTCCCAGTGTCTGGGACCAAGTCGATGCTCCTGGAGCGCATGCGCGGTGGCGCCCCGCCCCGCGAGCGGCCGAAGCCGCGGCGCGAGGAAGGTCCGGCGGGTGCTCCCTGGCCTCGCTTCAGGCGCAAGGCTTTGGGAGCCGCTGGGAGGCCGGGCTCG TTGAAGCCGAGTCAAACATCTCACTCGCTGCCCCCTCCACGTGCCGCGGAAACCCTTGTGACGGCTCCGGCTCCTGCTCCGGCTCCGGCTGCATCGACGGCTcaggctccagctccagctccagtaCCGATTCCTTCTTCAGCAGCAGCCTCGACAGCCCTGACACTGGAGGAGGAGCTGCAGGAAGCGATCCGCAGAGCGCAG TTGCTTCCGAACCGGGGCATCAGTGACATCCTGGAGGATCAGGTGGAGCCTGAGG ACATGCTGCCCCCCATTCCCCTGGACTTCCCCGGCTCCTTCGACTTGCTGTCCCCCTCCCCGGACTCTGAAGGCCTCTCATCTGTCTTCTCTTCCTCGCTCCCATCCCCCACGAACTCCCCGTCCCCCTCTCCCAGGGGCCCCACCGACTCCTTGGATTGGCTGGAGGCTCTGAGTGGGGGTCCCCCACTGGGCTGtggccccccagcccccagcattTTCTCTGCTGACTTATCTGATTCCAGTGGCACCAGGCTGTGGGACCTGCTGGAGGATCCATGGTGA
- the MAMSTR gene encoding MEF2-activating motif and SAP domain-containing transcriptional regulator isoform X3 codes for MVIGRRMGWASADEGGRWRSWGQGCLLPAPLAGSWPQNGSGLRRCAGREQAGGPGREQAARPPACTGCVRGLGTRVPPTTAAHTRLPGQALGHSLPAFLLPPSSTVLQLRIHRRYQDTSLSGSFAASPFSDPDPWISATDPALAPASPSSPAPFLFSPGVLLPEPKHYPWRSLKKESPKISQHWREPKPKKNLTYHQYMPPEPRQGSRADPQAEGSALGPPGPPPWEWTNSQQPPPRMKLSPLTSSPPGVPSPSPSPHKLELQTLKLEELTLKPSQTSHSLPPPRAAETLVTAPAPAPAPAASTAQAPAPAPVPIPSSAAASTALTLEEELQEAIRRAQLLPNRGISDILEDQVEPEDMLPPIPLDFPGSFDLLSPSPDSEGLSSVFSSSLPSPTNSPSPSPRGPTDSLDWLEALSGGPPLGCGPPAPSIFSADLSDSSGTRLWDLLEDPW; via the exons ATGGTGATTGGGCGGAGGATGGGGTGGGCATCAGCTGACGAAGGGGGCAGGTGGAGGAGTTGGGGGCAGGGCTGCCTCCTGCCTGCACCGCTGGCTGGCTCCTGGCCCCAGAACGGCTCTGGCCTTCGGCGCTGTGCTGGCAGGGAACAAGCAGGAGGCCCTGGAAGGGAGCAGGCTGCCCGCCCACCCGCCTGCACGGGGTGTGTAAGGGGGCTGGGCACACGTGTCCCGCCAACAACTGCAGCTCACACTCGCCTGCCAGGCCAGGCTCTTGGACACTCCCTTCCCGCctttctcctcccaccttcctccaCAGTCCTCCAGCTTCGGATCCACAGACGCTATCAGGACACGA GCCTCTCAGGGTCCTTTGCTGCCTCTCCATTCTCGGATCCAGATCCATGGATCTCAGCCACAGACCCGGCTCTGGCTCCAGCCTCACCCTCAAGCCCAGCGCCTTTCCTCTTCAGCCCTGGGGTCCTTCTCCCTGAGCCAAAACACTACCCTTGGCGGTCCCTGAAGAAG GAGTCTCCCAAGATCTCCCAACATTGGAGGGAGCCCAAGCCCAAGAAGAACTTGACATACCACCAGTACATGCCCCCAGAGCCGAGACAAGGGTCCAGGGCAGACCCCCAGGCTGAAGGGTCGGCCTTGGGTCCCCCTGGACCACCTCCATGGGAATGGACAAACTCACAGCAGCCACCTCCTAG GATGAAGCTCAGTCCCCTCACTTCCTCCCCACCAGGAGTCCCCAGCCCCTCGCCCTCTCCACACAAGTTGGAACTTCAGACTCTCAAACTGGAGGAGCTGACG TTGAAGCCGAGTCAAACATCTCACTCGCTGCCCCCTCCACGTGCCGCGGAAACCCTTGTGACGGCTCCGGCTCCTGCTCCGGCTCCGGCTGCATCGACGGCTcaggctccagctccagctccagtaCCGATTCCTTCTTCAGCAGCAGCCTCGACAGCCCTGACACTGGAGGAGGAGCTGCAGGAAGCGATCCGCAGAGCGCAG TTGCTTCCGAACCGGGGCATCAGTGACATCCTGGAGGATCAGGTGGAGCCTGAGG ACATGCTGCCCCCCATTCCCCTGGACTTCCCCGGCTCCTTCGACTTGCTGTCCCCCTCCCCGGACTCTGAAGGCCTCTCATCTGTCTTCTCTTCCTCGCTCCCATCCCCCACGAACTCCCCGTCCCCCTCTCCCAGGGGCCCCACCGACTCCTTGGATTGGCTGGAGGCTCTGAGTGGGGGTCCCCCACTGGGCTGtggccccccagcccccagcattTTCTCTGCTGACTTATCTGATTCCAGTGGCACCAGGCTGTGGGACCTGCTGGAGGATCCATGGTGA